A region of the Sarcophilus harrisii chromosome 3, mSarHar1.11, whole genome shotgun sequence genome:
TGAGATGATGAGGACCTGGACTATGTTGGTAGCAATAGGAATGGAAGAGATCAAATTAATAATTTGGGAGAAACAGGGATCCCTTTTTATTGCTTCATTCTGTTATATTATGGAAGCTTCTTTGTACCTAGAGGgtatcttgaaggaagaaacCACAGGACTTAGCAGTTGAATAGATACAGGGCAAAggaggagaaaactgaattcTATTAGGTGtcataaattcaatttatttcaattcacCAGGTGCTTGCTTATAGGTCATTTTTGCTGGTGATTGGTGAtacagacaaaacaaaacaattccacCATTGGAAGAGgttatatttggggaaaataatatatatatgagaaatgataTTCAAAATGCTATAGAGCAGTTTCAGAAGGGGAAGAACACTTAATAATAATGGCCATCAAGGAAAGGACCTATGCAGGAAGCAGTTTtggaactgagctttgaaggaagcaaaggaCTCCCCAAAGCAGATGTAAGGAGATGTGAAATCTGCACATGGGAGACTATGTGCAAAACCATGGAATGAAGATGGAATTATAGTTTGActagaatgaaaaatatttaaaatagtataATAGGAAATATAAATGGGAGACTGAAAATTTTGTGTTTTGTCCTAAGGCAACCAGGAGCCATAGGTTTTTGAATGTAGAAGAATAACTTTGGGAGATGTTGTGTTATAGTCAATGTCTATGATATCAGAAGACCTTGATTTAAAtctcatatttaatatttactaccTGTTTGACCTTGGATTGTGTGATCCTAAAATCATTTACCCTTGCTGGACCTCAGTTtcactatttgtaaaatgagaggtttgggtTAGATTACTTCTGGAATcgctttcagttctaaatctataactgTATAGTGTGTTGAAATTTTATCTTCTTGTGGTCCTCACCACCACCACTCCAGTAATATGGTAATAGGTATGTAAATAACCATTATAAAGTAACAATGAATAGAAATAGTGATTAGGATTGTAAGGAGAAAATAGAGAAGCCAATTGTCAGAACTGCTTCTAAATAAATTAAGATCATATCCAGAGACTATATGTGCTAAGTAAAGAGAAACCATCTAGGCCCcataaaatgactttttctaaaagctgcaaaaaagatttttaagattGTGTGGCTAAGTCTTAGCTGTTCCCCCTCGTCAGCAGAACCCTATAGACCCCTAAAACCCTATCCTTTAAGTACTCCCCCAACAGCTATGGGTCCACGTAGCCAGAGTGCCCTCAGCTCTTTTCCAAAGTCACCTAATTGACTCTGTGTGGCTCTTCCACGCCCCCTCCCCCATCTATTTCGCCTCCCATCTGCCTCCCTCTCCCAGCCCATTCCCTAGTCTGTCCCCTAGCAATCTACCTCTGTATTCTGTGCCTTATTAAAGTGTGATGGATGCATTGTTCTGTGTTTGCTGCCAGTTTGATCTTCCCCCGAGTTATCTAAAAAACTAGGCTTGTTTACCCTGACCTGACCAGGAAGCCTCTTGTGGTCCCTTCCTTAAAGCGTATGCTGGGCCAGGATTTAATTTGTCAGAAGCAGCACCTACCTTGGGAAGTGTGGTACTACAGGCAGGAAGCAGAAGCTGACAAATAAAATCTGTATCTCTCCCTGCAGGGTCCTCCCCTTCATGTGGGGGCTTGATAGAACATATGGTCAGATGTGTGTTTGGGGTATAAATATTTGGCAAATATGgggaaaatggattggagagagaagaGTTTGGAGTTAGGAGATTAATTTATTGTAAATAGTCCAGGTTAGAGTCCTGAACTAGGGTGCAGGCTATTTTCATGGAAGAAAGATGTGAGCAATATTATACAGACAGAATCATTAAGATTTGACTAAGAGACAGTATGTTGAGGGATGGGGAAGCCTGGGGAGAAGAAATAGTTCTGGAAGTCAGAAGACTCCAAATAGCCAAATACTGCCTTTGCTACTTGGAACCAGTGTGActttgcacaagtcatttaattactTGGTCTCAATTTACTCATCAGTAAAAGTGAGGACCTTGGATTAAATGGCCTCAGAGGTAGCTTaaatcaatgattttatgatttgaTGTGGAAATTGAGGAAGTGGGAAGAGTTAAGAATGATTTTATGATTGTGAACCTGGGGCATCATCAATTCAATGACATTTTCCAGGATTGAACTAAGTAGATTCTATGAGTGATCCATATTAAGGGAAAGGTGTAAACAGTGAAAACATAACAGACATAGATAATCGCTTTAAACAGcaacaatttattaatttaaacatattttgtgtaaaattaaaacattagaaCATATCCTGAAGTTAGTTTTGCTGTTATTGTCATTGACTTGTTTTTTAgtaatttcagtcatatctaactctctatgaccccatttggtgttttcttagcagagacattggactgatttgccatttccttctccatttcattttacagatgaagaaactgaagcaaacagagttaagtgacttgacagggtcacacaactagtaactgtCCAAGGCTATATTGTaattctggaagatgagtcttcctggctttaGTTTTTGCATTCTATCCATTTTTTCACCTAGTTGCCCTACTGAATTTAATGACTGTATATTATAAAGCTAGAAAACCAAGGACAATCTCATTAGCagaagtgtcagaggcagaatagTAAAAGATTTCAGGGTGGTAGAGTTTGATGAATGGCTGATGAACTGGGTTCAGGCTCTGGAGTTAGGTAAGTAAAGTGAGGAGAATGTTGAAGTTTAAGAGAGACATGGAAGCATCTTAAGGGTGAAAAAGACTGAGTTCAATACAATTCAAACAAGTAGTTATAAAGTTCTGCTAAAGTACTTGGAAAACAATAACAGAATAAAGTTATTGCCTTTAGAGAGTGATTTTCCACTGTttctaatattaatatattaatattgttgtttctgttatttcaatcattttcaactctttgtgaacccacttgcgattttcttggcaaagacactggagtgatttgccatttccttctccagttcattttatagatgagggactaaggcaaataagattaagtgacttgtccagggtcacgcagctagtaatatctgaaaccaaatttgaatgcagaaaaatgagtcttcctgattccagacctggctcTCTATTTACACTGTAACACCCAGCTGtctgattattattatattattaagatttttttattcttaatcaTTCAGAGACTGTCCAGTTTATTTTAGATTATTACTGTTgatagttttttctcctttttctttcagcTTTGTGGTTGCTGTTGGGTAGCTTGGTgacagtgccaggcctggaatttcctcgaagactcatctttctgtatgaccctgagcaagtcacttaatgatgtttgtctcagtttcctcatctgtgtaataagttggagaagtaaatgataaaccactctgatgtctttgacaagaaaacccaaatgaggtcatgaagatttggacaggACTGAAGTAAGACTAGTCACCAGGAGAGAATCCAGAAAAAGAGTAGGTTAATCCTCAAGCAGTCAGTTTCACTCTTTATCAACTTTATTAAAAAGCTACTGTCTGCTAAAATTAGATTTGGGATTATCTCTGGAATTCCTTTTTTCTTGGGCCCCACCCAGTTCTATGTTCagcttccaattttccctcctccaTTGCCCTCGCCATTTGCATACCTAATTGCAAACTGGTAATAAATCCCTCTTTCATTTGATTCCTTCAGATTGTTAGTTTCCATGCCAACTTCTTCCAAGTCTGTCTTCTAGGAATGAGAGAGAGCCTTAGGAGAAGAGCTGCCAGTCAGCACGCCCACACTTTTAGCTCCAGGGGGAAACTGAGAATGGACAGGGGCAGAAGGGGAAGGATTTCAGGACATTAGAATCTTGGTTTTTAATTTGGACTAACCCTTGGAGAAAGGTTGGTGTCCTTTTATAAAAGGCATTGCCTTGAGTCtggtaggtacttagtaaatgtttgctaaattgaatGAAGCAGATCCATGCCTCCAATGCCGTGAAGTTTATGTTAATTAGCTAGATTGTAACTTCCTCCCCCACTGCATAAGACAGGGGTGCtgtttttcaaagttctttggaGGTAGAGTATGACTAGATCTAAGGGGATTAAGGAGGGTTTTGAAATCTAATAGGGACAGATAGACTGTACCTCCTCAAGGCCCGGGtagttaaaggaaaaaattacctACATATGGACTCTGTTCCGTATGCAAAATAAGGGGTGAGCACCAGCTGTGCAACAGATGTTTAGAATCTTGCCACATGGATGCAAATGTTGCCTTAGtcactcttttttcccttctttggcCTAGGTGCTTCTGTACTGAGTGGCGATTCCTTTGCAAGAGGGGTGAACTTTGGCCAGTCTGCAGCTGTGTGAGAGGGAGAactaaaaaaaagcaattatgaaTAAAGAAGAGAAGTTTCTCTACTTGGGAATGTCCATGGACTAAGCCTGAGGAAAGGCTGGAGCATTGTGGTGTTTCAAAGTATGGTGCTGGGGAATCCTGAAAGCATTTAACAAGTTGAAGCTCCCTGGCTCAAAAAGTGTAGTCGCTCCCACTACCACTGCTGCAACTTCGGCCCTCACCTCAAGCTTTGCCTTGAATCTACAGTCATTGCCAGTACTTGGCCTGTTCTGCTTTACCCTCAGGTACCACAATTCCAAAGTCCAAAATGGATCAAGAGACTCCCTCATCCCAGATCGCTGCAAACCCTGTGATGACTTATGCTCAGCTGGAAAGTTTGATCAATAAATGGAGTCTGGAGCTGGAGGACCAAGAGAAACACTTCCTTCACCAGGCCACCCAAGTGAATGCTTGGGACCGAACATTAATTGAGAATGGTGAGAAGATTACTTGTTTACACAGAGAAGTTGAGAAAGTGAAGCTGGATCAGAAAAGGCTGGACCAAGAGTTAGACTTCATCCTGTCCCAGCAGAAGGAGCTGGAGGACCTGCTGGCGCCTCTGGAGGAGGCCATGAAGGAGGAAAGTGGGACGATCTATCTGCAGCACGCCGATGAGGAGCGAGAGAAAACGTATAAACTAGCAGAGAATATAGATGCTCAGTTGAAGAGCATGGCCCAAGACCTCAAGGACATTACTGAGCATCTGAATATGTCTGGAGGGTCTCCCGATACCAATGACCCACTCCAACAGATCTGTAAAATTTTGAATGCCCATATGGATTCCCTTCAGTGGATTGATCAAAATTCAGTCTTGCT
Encoded here:
- the LOC100920717 gene encoding nuclear pore glycoprotein p62-like, producing MDQETPSSQIAANPVMTYAQLESLINKWSLELEDQEKHFLHQATQVNAWDRTLIENGEKITCLHREVEKVKLDQKRLDQELDFILSQQKELEDLLAPLEEAMKEESGTIYLQHADEEREKTYKLAENIDAQLKSMAQDLKDITEHLNMSGGSPDTNDPLQQICKILNAHMDSLQWIDQNSVLLQQKVEDVSKVFESRRKEQERSYRIVFD